The Bacteroides fragilis NCTC 9343 genome includes the window ATATATGAACGTGAATTGTGACGCAAATAATTAATGATGGACTCGTCTGCTGCAATAAAGCCACCGATAGCGGCCAATGACTTACTGAATGTACCCATAATAAGATCCACCTCTTTAGTCAATCCGAAATGATCACAAGTACCGCGTCCGTGATTACCCAAAACTCCCAGTCCATGCGCTTCATCTACCATGATATTAGCATCATATTTTTTAGACAAACGGACGATCTCAGGCAAATTGGCAATATCACCCTCCATACTGAATACTCCATCTACTACAATCAGTTTCACTGCATCAGGACGACATTTCTGCAACTCTTTCTCAAGAGATTCCATATCGTTATGCTTGAACTTAAGAATGGTAGAAAAAGAAAGGCGGCGTCCTTCAACAATAGAAGCGTGGTCAAGTTCATCACAGATCACATAATCTTCACGACCTGTCACACACGAAACCACACCCAGATTTACCTGAAATCCGGTAGAATAAATGATAGCATCTTCTTTACCAACAAATTCGGCCAATTCTTTCTCCAATTGAAGATGGAGGTCGAGTGTACCGTTCAGAAAACGCGATCCGGCGCAACCTGTACCATATTTGCGGGTAGCTTCAACAGCAGCTTCAATTACTTTCGGATGATTAGTCAGGCCTAAGTATGAGTTTGAGCCAAACATTAACACCTTTCTGCCACTCATTATCACCTCTGTGTTCTGTTCACTTTCGATACAACGAAAGTATGGATATACGCCTTTAGCCTTTATCTGCTGAGGGAGGTCGTATTTAGCTAACTTCTCTTGTAATAATCCCATGAATAGTTATTTATATAATTCGCTTATTGACTATCTTTTATATAATAGTCTAAATCCTTTTTCCTTAACAAGTGTTTAAAACAGGGGGCAAAGATAACAAAATATGTTTTTAGCTGTTCTTTTTCTATGAAAAAATATACTCTTTATAGTTTTAGAAAGCTGTGAAAGGGCAAAAATTAAGATATTTATATTACTTTTGCCGACCACAACATATAAATGATGGAACCAACTTGCATGAGCGAAAACAAGAAAAAAATAATATTCATCGTTAATCCAATTTCGGGTACACAAAGTAAGGAACTTGTTCTGAGTCTACTGGATGAAAAGATAGATAAGGAAATGTATACTTGGGAAGTTGTGTATACCGAAAGAGCCGGACATGCAATCGAAATAGCAGCAGATGCGGCAGATAAAAATACAGATATAGTAGTTGCTGTAGGAGGAGACGGAACAATTAATGAAATTGCCCGTTCATTGGTACACACCAATACAGCATTGGGAATTATCCCTTGCGGCTCTGGAAACGGATTAGCACGGCATCTTCAAATTTCAATGGATCCGCGTAAAGCACTTGAAATTTTGAATGATGGGATAATCGATATCATAGATTACGGAAAAATAAATGGCACAGACTTTTTTTGTACTTGCGGAGTAGGGTTTGACGCTTTTGTAAGTCTGAAATTTGCTAATGCCGGCAAACGTGGACTGCTGACTTATCTAGAGAAAACCCTGCAGGAAAGTCTAAAGTATCAACCTGAAACTTATGAATTGGAAACAGAAGATGGTACTTCCAAATATAAAGCCTTTCTCATTGCTTGCGGCAACGCTTCTCAATACGGGAACAATGCTTATATAGCCCCACAGGCCACTCTGACAGATGGTTTGTTAGATGTAACCATTCTCGAACCGTTTACGGTATTAGATGTTCCGGCACTAGCCTTTCAGCTCTTCAATAAAACTATTGACCAAAACAGTCGCATTAAAACTTTCCGTTGCAAAAAGTTATGTATTCATCGCAGTTCGCCGGGTGTTGTCCATTTTGACGGTGATCCGATGCAGGCTGACGAAGATATCAAAATAGAACTGATTCAGAAAGGACTGCGGGTCGTTGTACCTGGTGATAAAAAAAAAGATAATCCCAACGTATTACAAAAAGCACAAGAATACGTAAACGGTATTAAATTGATAAACGAAGCTATAGTAGAAGATATAGCACATAAAAATAAAGTTATTCTGAAGAAGAATAAGCAGCTGATACAAAAACTTACTAAAAAATAGACCTTTGGAAATAACACGGAATCCGAATTAATATGTACTTTTGCAGACTACTTTAACAAAAATATAAATAATATATTAAATATGTTCAGAACGCACACGTGCGGAGAGTTAAGAATCTCCGATGTTAATAAACAAGTCAAGCTGTCGGGATGGGTACAGCGCAGCCGTAAAATGGGAGGTATGACTTTTGTTGACCTTCGTGATCGCTACGGTATCACTCAATTAGTATTTAATGAAGAAATAGACGCTGAGCTTTGCGAACGTGCCAATAAATTGGGTCGTGAATTCGTCATACAGATTGTCGGAACCGTAAACGAACGTTTCAGCAAAAACAGTCATATCCCGACCGGTGACATCGAAATCATCGTTTCGGAACTGAATATCCTGAACTCAGCCATTACTCCTCCTTTTACTATCGAGGACAACACCGACGGTGGTGATGATATCCGCATGAAATACCGTTATCTGGACTTACGCCGTAGTGCTGTTCGTTCAAATTTGGAATTACGTCACAAAATGACGATCGAGGTTCGCAGTTATCTCGATAAACTGGGTTTCTTGGAAGTGGAAACTCCGGTATTGATCGGTTCAACTCCTGAAGGAGCACGTGACTTTGTAGTACCTTCCCGCATGAATCCGGGACAATTCTACGCATTACCGCAATCTCCGCAGACACTGAAACAGCTATTGATGGTTTCCGGTTTCGATCGTTATTTCCAGATAGCCAAATGTTTCCGTGACGAAGACCTGCGTGCCGACCGCCAGCCTGAGTTCACTCAGATTGACTGCGAAATGAGTTTCGTAGAGCAGGAAGATGTGATTACTACATTTGAAGGAATGGCCAAACACCTGTTTAAGGTGATCCGTAATATCGAACTGACCGAGCCATTCCCACGTATGCCTTGGAGCGAAGCAATGAGATTGTACGGTAGCGATAAACCGGACATTCGCTTCGGTATGCAATTCGTCGAATTAATGGATATCTTAAAAGGGCACGGTTTCTCTGTATTCGATAATGCCACATATATTGGCGGTATTTGTGCCGAGGGTGCAGCCGGCTATACCCGTAAGCAACTGGATGCCTTGACCGAATTTGTGAAAAAGCCACAAATCGGTGCAAAAGGTATGGTCTATGCCCGTATCGAAGCTGACGGTACTGTGAAATCAAGCGTTGACAAGTTCTATACACAAGAAGTTTTGCAACAATTGAAGGAAGCATTCGGTGCCAAACCCGGTGACCTAATCTTGATTTTATCGGGAGATGATGCCATGAAAACTCGTAAGCAGCTTTGTGAATTACGTCTAGAAATGGGTAATCAATTGGGATTACGGGATAAAAACACATTTGCATGTTTGTGGGTTGTGGACTTCCCTCTATTTGAATGGAGCGAAGAAGAAGGCAGATTAATGGCTATGCACCATCCGTTTACCTCACCCAAACCGGAAGATATCCATCTGCTGGATACAAATCCTGCTGCTGTGCGCGCTAATGCTTACGATATGGTAATCAATGGTGTAGAAGTAGGAGGGGGATCAATCCGTATCCACGATAGCCAGTTGCAGAACAAAATGTTCGAATTACTCGGATTTACCCCGGAGCGTGCGCAAGAGCAGTTCGGCTTCTTGATGAATGCCTTCAAGTTTGGTGCGCCTCCTCATGGCGGACTGGCTTACGGATTAGATCGTTGGGTATCTCTTTTTGCCGGACTGGACTCAATCCGTGACTGCATTGCATTCCCGAAAAATAACTCCGGTCGTGACGTTATGTTGGATGCTCCTGCAGCACTCGATCCGTCACAACTGGAAGAACTGAACCTGATTGTAGATATTAAGGAGTAAGTGAAAGAGTCGGTACGCATTTTTAGATTTGCCGTAATTGGTACGCTCAATGCATTAATCACAGCTTTTGTTATTTGGTTGATGATGGATGAATTGTCATACGATTACATTCCGGCCAATATTACAGCGTACATAGTAGCCCAAATTCATAACTTTATTTGGAGTAAATATTGGATCTTTCCGATTGAAAATAAAAAGAACAACATTTGGAAGCAGATGTTGTTCTTCTGTTCTGCTTTCGGATTGGCATATAGTGCCCAGTTCTTGTTTTTAGTCACACTTGTAGAGTGTGGAGATGTAAACGAGTATCTGGCACAATTCCTGGGGCTGTTTATCTACGGAACAGTAAACTTCATCGTTAATAAGAAGCTTACATTCAGATAAAATAGTGCTTAAGATAATGAAAAATCCCGCAGAGTGTAAAAAACTCTACGGGATTTTTTTATCAGAGAGAGAAATCATTTCAATCAATAAAACGTTTTGTTAAATTCCCATATTCATCTATCCTCCGATCACGAAGAAATGGCCACCAACGACGCACATTCTCCGAACGTTCAAGATCCACCTCAACAATCATATTTTCAGAGCGGTCATTTCCCGCCTGAGCCAGGTATTCACCCTGCGGTCCGGCAACAAAACTATTTCCCCAAAATAATATCCCG containing:
- the aspS gene encoding aspartate--tRNA ligase; protein product: MFRTHTCGELRISDVNKQVKLSGWVQRSRKMGGMTFVDLRDRYGITQLVFNEEIDAELCERANKLGREFVIQIVGTVNERFSKNSHIPTGDIEIIVSELNILNSAITPPFTIEDNTDGGDDIRMKYRYLDLRRSAVRSNLELRHKMTIEVRSYLDKLGFLEVETPVLIGSTPEGARDFVVPSRMNPGQFYALPQSPQTLKQLLMVSGFDRYFQIAKCFRDEDLRADRQPEFTQIDCEMSFVEQEDVITTFEGMAKHLFKVIRNIELTEPFPRMPWSEAMRLYGSDKPDIRFGMQFVELMDILKGHGFSVFDNATYIGGICAEGAAGYTRKQLDALTEFVKKPQIGAKGMVYARIEADGTVKSSVDKFYTQEVLQQLKEAFGAKPGDLILILSGDDAMKTRKQLCELRLEMGNQLGLRDKNTFACLWVVDFPLFEWSEEEGRLMAMHHPFTSPKPEDIHLLDTNPAAVRANAYDMVINGVEVGGGSIRIHDSQLQNKMFELLGFTPERAQEQFGFLMNAFKFGAPPHGGLAYGLDRWVSLFAGLDSIRDCIAFPKNNSGRDVMLDAPAALDPSQLEELNLIVDIKE
- the spt gene encoding serine palmitoyltransferase — its product is MGLLQEKLAKYDLPQQIKAKGVYPYFRCIESEQNTEVIMSGRKVLMFGSNSYLGLTNHPKVIEAAVEATRKYGTGCAGSRFLNGTLDLHLQLEKELAEFVGKEDAIIYSTGFQVNLGVVSCVTGREDYVICDELDHASIVEGRRLSFSTILKFKHNDMESLEKELQKCRPDAVKLIVVDGVFSMEGDIANLPEIVRLSKKYDANIMVDEAHGLGVLGNHGRGTCDHFGLTKEVDLIMGTFSKSLAAIGGFIAADESIINYLRHNSRSYIFSASNTPAATAAARAALQIMKNEPERIEHLWDITNYSLKCFRELGFEIGHTSTPIIPLYVRDMEKTFMVTKMLFDEGVFVNPVVPPACSPNDTLIRFSLMATHSKEQIDFAIGKLVKCFKALDLL
- a CDS encoding diacylglycerol/lipid kinase family protein, whose product is MEPTCMSENKKKIIFIVNPISGTQSKELVLSLLDEKIDKEMYTWEVVYTERAGHAIEIAADAADKNTDIVVAVGGDGTINEIARSLVHTNTALGIIPCGSGNGLARHLQISMDPRKALEILNDGIIDIIDYGKINGTDFFCTCGVGFDAFVSLKFANAGKRGLLTYLEKTLQESLKYQPETYELETEDGTSKYKAFLIACGNASQYGNNAYIAPQATLTDGLLDVTILEPFTVLDVPALAFQLFNKTIDQNSRIKTFRCKKLCIHRSSPGVVHFDGDPMQADEDIKIELIQKGLRVVVPGDKKKDNPNVLQKAQEYVNGIKLINEAIVEDIAHKNKVILKKNKQLIQKLTKK
- a CDS encoding GtrA family protein codes for the protein MKESVRIFRFAVIGTLNALITAFVIWLMMDELSYDYIPANITAYIVAQIHNFIWSKYWIFPIENKKNNIWKQMLFFCSAFGLAYSAQFLFLVTLVECGDVNEYLAQFLGLFIYGTVNFIVNKKLTFR